A genome region from Archaeoglobus fulgidus DSM 4304 includes the following:
- a CDS encoding radical SAM protein codes for MKLKKLQIEPTTFCTLDCEYCHRKSIPPQDLPLEVLDRVNGVAKEYVIYGYGEPLLYPDFFKRIEGFDGKVVISTNGMLDSDILDLADKVGVSIDVNDKFRKGLEVEKALEVLRKLGERGIAEVVVTKDNLELLPAFFERIAEHGSGMLATNVVASNPAIYEQGVYFECSRITVEKVLGLDESILVEAIKDCSRGGGEALRRYKHLLKEVYSKGYSINLLAIFGRKGRVETAFKAEGVFEMLRDLAGDYGVELIEPSFFGDSKARECPYRDSAFLRVDGKISSCMSFAYTHTEYVDGHYKKVEKFCPGNVLKEDIDDVIGKMAEFERVRADMENFPWCADCPYVEGCWYAETNVDCYANLPSCSECLYSSGIAKCLLGD; via the coding sequence ATGAAGCTCAAAAAACTTCAGATTGAGCCCACCACCTTCTGCACGCTTGACTGCGAGTACTGCCACCGCAAGAGCATCCCACCGCAGGACCTACCACTCGAAGTTCTCGACAGGGTTAACGGCGTTGCGAAGGAGTACGTGATTTATGGCTATGGAGAACCTTTGCTTTACCCCGACTTTTTCAAGAGGATTGAGGGCTTTGACGGAAAGGTAGTGATCAGCACGAACGGAATGCTTGACTCCGATATCCTTGATTTGGCAGACAAGGTCGGAGTTTCAATTGACGTTAATGACAAGTTCAGGAAAGGGCTTGAGGTTGAGAAGGCTCTTGAAGTGCTCAGAAAGCTGGGTGAGAGAGGAATTGCCGAGGTGGTTGTAACAAAGGACAATCTTGAGCTGCTCCCGGCTTTCTTCGAAAGAATAGCTGAGCATGGCTCAGGAATGCTTGCCACCAATGTCGTAGCGTCAAATCCTGCAATTTACGAGCAGGGCGTTTACTTCGAGTGCAGCAGAATCACGGTTGAGAAGGTTCTCGGACTGGATGAGAGCATCCTTGTTGAGGCGATTAAGGACTGCTCCAGAGGTGGGGGAGAGGCGTTGAGGAGATACAAGCACTTGCTCAAAGAAGTGTATTCAAAAGGATACTCCATCAACCTTCTGGCAATTTTCGGTCGAAAGGGAAGAGTAGAGACCGCTTTTAAGGCTGAAGGTGTTTTTGAAATGCTCAGAGATTTGGCAGGGGATTACGGTGTTGAGCTGATTGAGCCCTCTTTCTTCGGAGACTCCAAAGCGAGGGAGTGTCCCTACAGAGATTCTGCCTTTCTGAGAGTTGACGGGAAGATTTCGAGCTGCATGTCCTTTGCCTACACTCACACGGAGTACGTTGACGGCCACTACAAGAAAGTGGAGAAGTTCTGCCCCGGTAACGTCCTGAAAGAGGACATTGACGATGTAATCGGAAAAATGGCCGAGTTTGAAAGGGTCAGGGCGGATATGGAGAACTTCCCGTGGTGCGCCGACTGCCCCTACGTTGAGGGTTGCTGGTACGCCGAAACAAACGTTGACTGCTATGCCAACTTACCATCATGCAGCGAATGCCTCTACAGCAGCGGCATAGCGAAATGTCTGCTTGGGGATTGA
- a CDS encoding MoaD/ThiS family protein — translation MKVRIEFYATLREKYGKSIEVECDSTLRGAFMAAAEKLGKDFLKEVFDERGNFRDDRIITVNGRNIKDEMIEKLSENARIAVFPPVAGG, via the coding sequence GTGAAGGTTAGAATAGAGTTCTACGCCACGCTCAGAGAAAAGTACGGGAAGAGCATAGAGGTTGAGTGCGACAGCACGCTAAGGGGAGCTTTCATGGCTGCTGCGGAGAAGCTCGGAAAAGACTTCCTCAAGGAGGTTTTCGACGAGAGGGGGAATTTCAGGGACGACAGAATAATAACGGTAAACGGCAGAAACATAAAGGATGAGATGATTGAGAAGCTCAGTGAGAATGCCAGAATCGCTGTTTTTCCACCGGTGGCCGGAGGATGA
- a CDS encoding winged helix-turn-helix domain-containing protein/riboflavin kinase has product MVRDIKTFKFFEVLLIYEMLEVLKALAMMNATRKVVKISSKELAEHIGQSLQTAARKLKELEDEGLIDRTLTKDGQFVVITEKGKQLLYKEYMDYKKIFDDEGTIKIKGEVFSGVGEGRYYVSLEGYRKQFREKLGFDPYPGTLNLRIPKEEMYFRRRLDEERGILIEGFSTEDRTFGEVKAFKCRINGIEGAIVIPKRTHYPAEILEVISPVKLRDKLGLKDGDFVEVEVIL; this is encoded by the coding sequence ATGGTTCGTGATATAAAAACCTTTAAATTTTTTGAGGTGCTTCTCATATATGAGATGCTCGAAGTCCTCAAGGCCTTGGCGATGATGAACGCGACAAGGAAGGTCGTGAAAATAAGCTCAAAGGAGCTTGCAGAGCACATAGGGCAGAGTCTGCAGACAGCTGCGAGAAAACTGAAGGAGCTCGAAGATGAAGGGCTAATAGACCGCACACTCACCAAAGACGGGCAGTTTGTGGTGATAACAGAGAAGGGGAAGCAGCTTCTCTACAAGGAGTACATGGACTACAAGAAAATTTTCGATGACGAGGGCACGATTAAAATAAAGGGAGAGGTTTTCAGCGGAGTTGGGGAAGGGAGATACTACGTCTCTCTTGAGGGTTACAGGAAGCAGTTCAGGGAGAAGCTAGGCTTCGACCCCTACCCGGGCACGCTCAACCTCAGAATTCCGAAGGAGGAAATGTACTTCAGGAGAAGGCTGGATGAGGAGAGGGGAATCCTTATCGAAGGTTTCTCGACTGAGGACAGAACCTTTGGAGAGGTTAAGGCATTCAAGTGCAGAATAAACGGTATCGAGGGGGCAATTGTGATTCCGAAAAGAACGCACTATCCGGCGGAAATTCTCGAGGTAATATCTCCGGTAAAGCTCAGAGATAAGCTCGGATTGAAGGATGGGGACTTCGTGGAGGTGGAGGTGATTTTATGA